A section of the Pleuronectes platessa chromosome 7, fPlePla1.1, whole genome shotgun sequence genome encodes:
- the phlda2 gene encoding pleckstrin homology-like domain family A member 2 has product MKMSAAEISEVLKEGELEKRSDSLLQFWKRKTCVLTTDSLNIYPDTQKRTRGKELKLQAIKKVDCVERTGKFVYFTIVTTDNKEIDFRCPGEENCWNAVITMALIDFQNRKAIQDFKTLQDNESASPGQQERRMARAP; this is encoded by the coding sequence atgaaaatgtcagcGGCGGAGATCAGCGAGGTCCTCAAGGAGGGAGAGCTGGAGAAGAGGAGCGACAGCCTGCTCCAGTTCTGGAAGAGGAAGACGTGCGTCCTGACCACGGACAGCCTCAACATTTACCCGGACACGCAGAAGCGCACCAGGGGCAAGGAGCTGAAGCTGCAGGCCATCAAGAAGGTGGACTGCGTGGAGCGCACCGGCAAGTTCGTCTATTTCACCATCGTGACCACGGACAATAAGGAGATCGATTTCCGGTGCCCTGGCGAGGAGAACTGCTGGAACGCGGTGATCACGATGGCACTGATCGATTTCCAGAACAGAAAAGCCATCCAGGACTTTAAAACGCTGCAGGACAACGAGAGCGCGTCCCCCGGACAGCAGGAGAGGCGCATGGCGAGGGCTCCCTGA